Below is a window of Plasmodium brasilianum strain Bolivian I chromosome 14, whole genome shotgun sequence DNA.
GTTCTGCTGTAGCACGTTAAAACACTGTTTACCGCATTTTAATTTCAACAAAGGGAGGAAACACTTGTATATTTAcgcataaataaatgatgaaaacTACTgcgctttttttttgccttgcatttttatctaatatatacaaaaatacgcaaacgtacatacatgcatttatatatatgcatacatttatatatatatacatacgtttatatatatgaatacatttatatatatatatacatacgtttatatatatgaatacatttatatatatatatacatacatttatagatatacgtacatatatatatatatatatatatatatataaatgcttaCATTACATGTGCTATACGATCGTATAAAAtcattaaaatgtaaaaatagcTTACTACCATAAACTATTTAATCTCGCTATTacttgtattattattagcaTTTGCagtagtatttttttttttttcagtaagCCTtgcatattttcttttcaattCACTATCGTTTTATAAAGCACAAAATGTAGTATTAATcagcaaaaataaattctttccagttgttaattttatttttttacaagaaATTAAATCTTTGGCTTCATAGgaagtgcatatatataaatatatatttatatatataaatatatatttatatatattatatatatatatatacatagatatGATGATAATAGGACATTATGTGGTGGTATtacttattattatgaacagttgcacaattttatctttttattagtatagttcattattttttttttttatttatatcgtAACGTTTCATTAATGCGCATTATTCTATGTCGTGCAgctattgttttatttttttgctaaaaaaaatagaatgtTATTAAGTGAGAACAAAATTACAGTTGAGTAGCAGTTATGGACTTATTTAATTCTtcaaattatgtatttatatcgATATCGTTTTAAATCGTGAAGTCgataaaagaagtaaaaagaaaatgcaaaaaattgGAAAGGAAAATGAGGGAAAGTACTCCAacattctttattttcatgCCTTCCATGTGTTGCATGAATTACAATTaagacttaaaaaaaaaaaagcagaaaAACGCGGAAAAACTAATTTAGCtatattgaaaaaagtacgtttttaagaaaaaaagaagaaaacacAATAAAAGCTCTtccaatataatatatatatatatatatatatatatatatatataatatataatttaaataatccgtatattaaaaaaacaaaaaaaaaaaaaaaaaagaaagctGCTAATATATCCCTTTGTGTGCATTATTACAaggatatttatttttgttagcACAACTGAACTCTTTGCAAACCTATATGATGAACTAATTCAACTTCACATTGTGTTTACAAAGACATGAATGCCAAAAATCGAGAATGTAGAATGATGATTCTTGTATTTCTTCAGATCGTTTTTGGTGTATAGGATGGGTATATTGTGTATTTTGCATTACGTTTTATACAGTATGTATTACTAACCTATGtgtgtattattattattattattattttttttttaccactTTGCACCTTCACAATTTAACATACGCTTTTTAATccgtaaataaataaatacatttaaaatgcGCTTATTTTTTAgagcctttttttttttttttttttttttttttttttttaatacacaTGTTCGCCAAAAAGGTATATTTAATgtcctaatttttttttttttttttttttttttttttcccgtaTGTATGTGAAAAGTATGTAATACGTATATTTTCAGTCGtcattttatacaaaaatttaattccTTACGATTATTTAGAAAGCAGGTTCTACAACAtcatataagtaaaataaaggaGGTTTAATTTTGTCCaatctttttgtttttcctacGTTGTTCATTTTGTCATTACTACCCATTTTTCCTGcacaatttaatttttcctgcacagtttattatttctgaacaatttaatttttcctgcacagtttattttttctgcaCTGTTCATATTTCTCCGCGTCCAATTTTCCCGCTTTGCGTACCTAGCTTCCACTACATTGCCAATCTAGAGACACATTTAagcaaaatgaaaaggataaCTGACTTTTATATCTACTCAAAGGACAGATCAGCAACAGTTTTTAActtaacaaaaaatgtagaaacgaaaaaaaagaagagtaAATCAAGTTGGCTAGAAAAACTCTGCTGTGAATTTGAGAAAACGAAAAATGATACACTtgaatattttacaattataaaaaataagtggaaaaataatatcagCAGTTGTAAATTTCCAACCTTTTTTAACTATTATAATTCGAAATATAGAAATTTTCCATGgtataaaaagttatattatatattaaaagatcAAGTTTACAAATTGTTGAATATTAGACAAGctgaaaaaatggaaaaagtaCAAGtcgaaaaagaagaaaaaggagaagaggaagaaatgAAAAGACATGAATTATACacagatgaaaataaaataaccaGAGATTTTATTAGTTACGAAAACTTAGACtacaaaaacaaacaaaaacaaaagaattcAGGTGATTCAATATTTAGGAAATATAGAGAAAAGTTGAGAAAAActaaagaaaatgaaacatATCTTAGTG
It encodes the following:
- a CDS encoding hypothetical protein (conserved Plasmodium protein), with protein sequence MKRITDFYIYSKDRSATVFNLTKNVETKKKKSKSSWLEKLCCEFEKTKNDTLEYFTIIKNKWKNNISSCKFPTFFNYYNSKYRNFPWYKKLYYILKDQVYKLLNIRQAEKMEKVQVEKEEKGEEEEMKRHELYTDENKITRDFISYENLDYKNKQKQKNSGDSIFRKYREKLRKTKENETYLSERSKSELVKRNTSSSSSCITGFISHKKIVDDVNTLIDTSSLVDKVNENSCGPKNIKDVDSNNIINNKYKNMNSFLNVEKSPKFNIKNTWEKLSGYIS